The following are encoded in a window of Paenibacillaceae bacterium GAS479 genomic DNA:
- a CDS encoding Signal transduction histidine kinase encodes MSKGLGSFRARMILLLGLSMLFSGIVTYILYKALQFYYLSDVRYEDDTLVSLRHFIRRIGDLNFFLIIYVPLTIVFFYLLMAPYVSYFKKISASIRRLAEGDFTSRIEIRSRDEFQSIAEDINLTSEKLKQAVERGDFAESSKDQLVLNLAHDLRTPLTSVIGYLDYVLNDKELSPEKSRHYTTIAYAKAHRLETLINELFEVTQLNYGLLPIEAEELDLAELLAQLSEEMYPVFDKNGLTARLDLFQPLRVQGNGELLARVFENLAMNAARYGRDGRYVEIRCLLEGEEAVVQFINYGSSISPEDQPHLFEMFYTGDKARQSDSGGTGIGLFIAKNIVERHQGTISAYSDVIRTCFEVRLPLRMRLKEDSSGAASAAKL; translated from the coding sequence ATGTCTAAAGGATTGGGAAGCTTTCGCGCCCGCATGATTTTACTGCTTGGACTGAGCATGCTTTTTTCCGGAATTGTCACCTATATTCTTTATAAGGCACTGCAATTTTATTATTTGTCCGATGTCCGATATGAAGACGATACGTTAGTGAGCTTGCGTCATTTTATTCGTAGAATAGGTGACCTGAATTTCTTTTTAATTATCTACGTACCGCTGACGATAGTCTTTTTCTACTTGCTCATGGCGCCGTATGTCTCCTATTTCAAAAAAATATCTGCAAGCATTAGGCGGCTAGCTGAAGGTGATTTCACCAGCCGCATCGAGATCCGCTCTCGTGATGAGTTCCAATCGATTGCCGAGGATATCAACCTCACAAGCGAGAAGCTCAAGCAGGCGGTAGAAAGAGGCGATTTCGCCGAAAGCAGCAAGGATCAGCTCGTGCTGAATCTGGCCCATGATTTGCGGACTCCGCTCACCTCCGTAATCGGGTATTTGGATTATGTGCTGAATGATAAGGAGCTTTCGCCGGAAAAGTCCCGCCATTATACGACCATTGCTTACGCCAAAGCACATAGGCTGGAGACGCTTATCAACGAGCTTTTTGAGGTGACTCAGTTGAATTACGGACTGCTGCCGATCGAGGCGGAAGAGCTGGATTTGGCGGAATTGCTTGCCCAATTGAGCGAGGAGATGTATCCGGTCTTTGATAAAAATGGCCTGACTGCCAGGCTTGATTTGTTCCAGCCGCTGCGGGTTCAAGGCAATGGTGAGCTGTTAGCACGCGTCTTCGAGAACTTGGCTATGAATGCCGCGCGTTACGGCCGGGATGGCCGATATGTCGAAATCCGCTGCCTGCTTGAAGGCGAAGAGGCAGTTGTACAATTCATTAATTACGGCAGCAGTATTTCACCAGAGGATCAGCCGCATTTGTTCGAAATGTTTTATACCGGAGACAAGGCTCGTCAGAGTGATTCCGGCGGCACTGGAATCGGTTTATTTATCGCCAAAAACATTGTGGAACGGCATCAGGGCACGATTTCGGCTTACAGCGACGTTATCCGAACTTGCTTTGAGGTGAGGTTGCCTTTACGGATGCGCTTGAAGGAGGATAGTTCTGGAGCGGCTTCAGCTGCAAAACTTTAA
- a CDS encoding stage II sporulation protein P, giving the protein MKRTFIQANIGSLRIRRFLTAGKTFAVMSLCSMMVFVFAGAFSMVREHQGASSLKGLASVVSTAFFADMLGMEMPSFRNPADSRFSDRQLSGYVLEKLTEVNPSNPRSLLAAGLPGMPAPGSPALTPEDGDVGQNLPSAEEEAAPGRPDEDEPDGHDAGAEGINEGDAGVGPIGEVPDAPAGDNGAGSGTNSTDKPSSEAGGQGRKAVFIYQTHSRESFAPELGDGKSDPQSDKINVGQVGKKLAEQLESLGVGALHSSVDYPTAIPGYDWPLSYKYSKKTVTEAMSTNKDLRYFIDIHRDSQKRKVTTTTIDGKDYARVFFVIGKGNPNWKQNEALAEAIDQRLEKKYPGLSRGILGKSSNGGRNNGEYNQSLSANSILVEMGGVDNTLEECYRTTEILASIIADLYFEDQKA; this is encoded by the coding sequence ATGAAACGAACCTTTATTCAGGCAAACATAGGCAGTCTGCGCATCCGGCGCTTTTTGACCGCAGGCAAGACCTTTGCCGTCATGAGTTTATGCTCGATGATGGTGTTTGTATTTGCAGGTGCTTTTTCCATGGTGCGGGAACATCAAGGGGCAAGCTCGTTAAAAGGACTTGCATCCGTGGTTTCAACCGCGTTTTTCGCGGATATGCTAGGAATGGAGATGCCTTCGTTCCGCAACCCTGCAGACAGCCGTTTCTCAGATCGTCAGCTTAGCGGCTACGTTCTGGAAAAGCTGACGGAGGTCAATCCATCCAATCCGCGCAGCTTGCTGGCGGCCGGTCTGCCTGGCATGCCGGCTCCTGGAAGTCCAGCCCTGACGCCTGAGGATGGGGACGTTGGACAGAATCTGCCTTCGGCAGAAGAGGAGGCTGCGCCGGGCCGGCCTGACGAAGATGAGCCTGATGGTCATGATGCCGGAGCGGAGGGCATAAACGAAGGTGATGCCGGCGTAGGGCCAATTGGGGAAGTGCCGGATGCGCCGGCCGGGGACAATGGAGCCGGCAGTGGAACCAATTCAACGGACAAGCCATCAAGCGAGGCTGGAGGACAGGGGCGCAAAGCTGTTTTTATTTATCAGACACATTCCAGAGAGTCGTTTGCACCAGAGCTTGGTGACGGTAAAAGCGATCCCCAGTCAGACAAAATCAATGTTGGTCAGGTAGGAAAGAAGCTGGCCGAGCAACTGGAAAGCTTGGGAGTTGGAGCGCTGCACTCCAGCGTCGACTATCCCACCGCGATTCCTGGATATGACTGGCCCTTGAGTTATAAATATTCTAAAAAGACGGTTACGGAAGCAATGAGCACAAACAAGGATCTCCGATATTTCATTGACATCCATCGGGACTCGCAGAAGCGCAAGGTGACAACTACAACGATTGATGGCAAGGACTACGCTAGAGTCTTTTTTGTCATCGGCAAGGGCAATCCGAACTGGAAGCAAAATGAGGCACTCGCCGAGGCAATCGATCAGCGCCTGGAGAAGAAATACCCTGGCTTGTCCAGGGGAATTCTGGGGAAATCCTCTAATGGCGGCAGAAACAATGGCGAGTATAATCAGTCTCTCTCAGCCAATAGCATTTTGGTCGAGATGGGAGGCGTGGACAATACTTTGGAGGAATGCTACCGGACAACGGAGATTTTGGCCAGTATAATTGCGGATCTGTATTTTGAGGACCAGAAGGCATAA
- a CDS encoding D-Ala-D-Ala carboxypeptidase. Metallo peptidase. MEROPS family M15B, with translation MDKRLIWIAITALLTYGVLMGKPWETSGQPLTVANKSELQKRQTKVKQEQVHQGNLVLVNLDNPVSESGTKDNIMLAEHFRETTIALADHELRLSERAAEPLLEMMEAARKDGVDNFIINSGYRTLADQEKLYTEQGAELAMPAGRSEHNLGLSVDIGSLQGKMNVTKEGRWLGENAWKYGFILRYPEGKTDVTGIQFEPWHFRYVGLPHSAVMQQQNMVFEEYLDYLKQMKSIQTTVDGKTYQIEYYPVQEQTEIPLPVNRSYELSGNNRDGIIVTISMEGGASR, from the coding sequence ATGGATAAACGTTTGATTTGGATCGCGATCACGGCATTGTTGACATATGGAGTTTTGATGGGCAAGCCTTGGGAGACGAGCGGTCAGCCGCTTACAGTGGCCAACAAGTCCGAGCTTCAGAAACGACAGACGAAGGTTAAACAGGAGCAGGTTCATCAAGGGAATCTGGTTCTTGTGAATTTAGACAACCCGGTGTCCGAAAGCGGTACAAAGGATAACATTATGCTTGCTGAACATTTCAGGGAGACAACTATTGCATTGGCCGACCATGAGCTCCGGCTTTCAGAGCGAGCAGCGGAGCCCCTTTTGGAAATGATGGAAGCTGCACGCAAGGACGGAGTGGACAATTTTATTATCAACAGCGGTTATCGAACCCTTGCGGATCAGGAAAAGTTGTATACGGAGCAGGGGGCGGAGCTGGCAATGCCCGCCGGACGGAGCGAGCATAATCTTGGGTTATCGGTAGACATCGGGTCCTTGCAGGGCAAGATGAACGTCACGAAGGAAGGCCGCTGGCTGGGGGAGAATGCCTGGAAATATGGTTTTATTTTGCGGTACCCGGAAGGAAAAACAGATGTTACAGGTATACAGTTTGAACCCTGGCACTTCCGCTACGTAGGATTGCCCCACAGTGCCGTCATGCAGCAGCAAAATATGGTGTTCGAAGAATACCTGGACTATCTCAAGCAAATGAAGTCCATTCAGACAACGGTGGATGGAAAAACTTATCAAATAGAGTATTACCCGGTACAGGAGCAAACCGAAATCCCTCTACCGGTAAACCGGAGTTACGAGCTTTCGGGCAACAATCGGGATGGCATCATTGTTACGATTTCCATGGAAGGAGGCGCATCGCGATGA
- a CDS encoding RNA polymerase sigma-70 factor, ECF subfamily: MVEPGLIRAAQQGDRDALVSLLRDIENHVYRTAYYILGNEQDALDASQEALIRIYTKINSYEEKAQFKTWIQRIVTNICIDKFRRTKPVVSIEEHDMVFREKQDVEEEVLSAYAAKDIREAIDKLPDHHRAVVVLRYLQDFSYNEIADSLDLPLNTVKSYLFRARQQLQTLLHDYQKGGVRG, translated from the coding sequence GTGGTAGAGCCTGGTCTCATACGAGCCGCTCAACAGGGCGATCGCGACGCTCTCGTGTCCCTATTGCGCGACATAGAGAATCACGTTTATCGGACCGCCTATTATATTCTGGGTAATGAACAGGACGCGTTGGACGCTTCGCAGGAAGCACTTATTCGAATCTATACCAAGATTAACTCCTACGAAGAGAAGGCGCAGTTCAAAACATGGATCCAGCGAATCGTCACGAATATTTGCATTGATAAATTCCGCCGCACGAAGCCGGTTGTTTCCATAGAAGAACATGATATGGTCTTCCGGGAAAAGCAGGACGTGGAGGAAGAAGTATTGTCCGCTTATGCGGCCAAGGATATTCGAGAGGCAATCGACAAGCTGCCGGATCACCACAGAGCTGTTGTTGTGCTTCGTTACTTACAGGATTTTTCTTATAACGAGATCGCGGATTCGCTTGATCTTCCGCTGAATACAGTAAAATCCTACTTGTTCCGAGCCAGACAACAACTGCAGACTCTGCTCCATGATTATCAGAAAGGTGGTGTCCGAGGATGA
- a CDS encoding GTP-binding protein LepA gives MADVRDRQKKIRNFSIIAHIDHGKSTLADRILEHTGALTSREMQSQVLDQMDLERERGITIKLQAVRLSYKADDGEEYILNLIDTPGHVDFTYEVSRSLAACEGALLVVDAAQGIEAQTLANVYLALDNNLEILPVINKIDLPSAEPERVKQEVEDVIGLDTSDAVLASAKAGIGIKEILEQVVKKVPAPTGDPDEPLKALIFDSHYDPYKGVIVYVRVVDGSIKAGKKIHFMATGAEFEVIEVGAFKPRMSIVDELAVGDVGFIVAGIKNVKDTRVGDTVTEAKRQAPEPLPGYRKINPMVYCGLYPIENTDYNDLREALEKLQLNDASLTFEPESSTALGFGFRCGFLGLLHMDVIQERIEREFNIPLITTAPSVIYKVTLTNGEILNIDNPSNYPEVGKIEHVEEPYVKAGVIVPNDYVGTVMELCQNKRGEFVNMEYLDTNRVTITYNIPLSEIVYDFFDQLKSSTKGYASFDYELSGYRQSKLVKMDIMLNSETVDALSVIVHRDRAYQRGRIICEKLKELIPRQMFEVPIQASIGQKVIARETVKAMRKNVLAKCYGGDISRKRKLLEKQKEGKKRMKQVGNVEVPQEAFMAVLKIDED, from the coding sequence ATGGCAGACGTACGCGACCGCCAAAAGAAGATACGGAATTTTTCCATTATCGCGCATATCGACCACGGAAAGTCCACGCTGGCCGACCGGATTCTTGAACATACCGGCGCGCTAACTTCCCGTGAAATGCAGTCCCAAGTGCTCGATCAGATGGATCTCGAGCGGGAGCGCGGTATTACGATTAAACTGCAGGCTGTACGCCTGTCCTACAAGGCTGATGATGGCGAGGAATATATCCTCAACCTGATTGATACGCCTGGACATGTCGATTTTACGTATGAAGTCTCCCGCAGTCTTGCGGCCTGTGAGGGAGCTTTGCTCGTTGTAGATGCGGCGCAAGGAATCGAAGCACAGACGCTGGCCAATGTATACTTGGCATTGGACAACAATTTGGAAATATTACCAGTCATCAACAAAATCGATCTGCCGAGCGCGGAGCCGGAGCGCGTTAAGCAGGAGGTCGAGGATGTAATCGGCTTGGACACCAGCGATGCAGTACTTGCTTCCGCCAAGGCCGGTATCGGCATCAAGGAAATTTTGGAGCAGGTTGTTAAGAAGGTTCCAGCTCCAACTGGAGACCCGGATGAGCCGCTGAAGGCGCTTATTTTCGACTCCCACTATGATCCTTACAAGGGTGTCATCGTTTATGTCCGTGTTGTAGACGGCAGCATCAAGGCCGGCAAGAAAATTCACTTCATGGCGACTGGAGCTGAATTCGAAGTCATCGAGGTTGGAGCATTCAAGCCGCGCATGTCAATCGTGGACGAGCTGGCTGTAGGCGATGTCGGTTTCATCGTTGCCGGTATCAAGAACGTTAAGGATACCCGCGTCGGTGATACTGTCACCGAGGCTAAGCGCCAGGCGCCTGAGCCGTTGCCGGGATATCGCAAAATCAATCCGATGGTATACTGCGGTCTGTATCCGATCGAGAACACGGACTACAACGACTTGCGTGAAGCGCTTGAGAAGCTGCAGCTTAACGACGCTTCCCTGACGTTCGAGCCGGAATCATCGACAGCGCTCGGCTTTGGCTTCCGCTGCGGATTCCTTGGCCTGCTTCATATGGACGTTATCCAGGAGAGAATCGAGCGCGAGTTCAATATTCCGCTCATTACGACAGCTCCGAGCGTTATTTACAAAGTTACGCTGACAAACGGCGAAATCCTGAACATCGATAACCCGTCCAACTACCCGGAGGTCGGCAAGATCGAGCATGTTGAGGAGCCATACGTCAAGGCAGGCGTCATCGTACCTAACGATTATGTCGGTACGGTCATGGAGCTTTGTCAGAACAAGCGCGGCGAGTTCGTCAACATGGAGTATCTGGATACGAACCGCGTGACGATTACGTACAACATTCCGTTGTCGGAGATCGTTTATGACTTCTTCGATCAGCTTAAGTCCAGCACGAAGGGTTATGCTTCCTTCGATTATGAGCTAAGCGGTTACCGCCAGTCCAAGCTGGTGAAGATGGACATCATGTTGAACAGCGAGACGGTTGATGCTCTATCGGTCATCGTGCATCGCGATCGCGCTTACCAGCGTGGACGGATCATCTGTGAGAAGCTCAAGGAGCTGATTCCGCGTCAGATGTTCGAGGTGCCGATCCAGGCGTCCATTGGGCAGAAGGTCATTGCTCGTGAGACGGTTAAGGCGATGCGCAAAAACGTACTTGCCAAGTGTTACGGCGGCGATATCAGCCGGAAGCGCAAGCTGCTCGAGAAGCAGAAGGAAGGCAAGAAGCGGATGAAGCAGGTCGGCAATGTCGAAGTGCCTCAAGAAGCGTTCATGGCCGTTCTGAAAATCGACGAGGATTAA
- a CDS encoding DNA polymerase III, delta subunit gives MQARDAMKEIRAGRIAPVYAAFGKDRYRMGQFAAMLTDKLLAPEEKELGMVRFDTSETALEEIVAEAETLPFFVPRKLIVVRDSSVLCAAAKENGKLDHKVERFLSYMEQPSETSVILFLVQADKLDERRKIVKLLKERNLIVAFPELTEGELATWAVRRALDQKRTLDEDAAQLLVARLGTGMQLLAQEVDKLCLYAGEGGVIAKEDVSRQTAASVEEDVFALIDAIAELRMDRTMGLYRELLLRKEEPIRIAALIARQLRIMLQIKELERHRYSPQQMAGQLGLHPYAVKLAAEKARRFDTAVLGKHLAALADLDFKMKTGQVEKELGLQLFFLSMGADAVAAGSSSGSLSGSVGSRRE, from the coding sequence ATGCAGGCAAGGGATGCGATGAAAGAAATTCGCGCCGGCCGAATCGCCCCGGTGTATGCGGCATTCGGCAAAGACCGTTATCGGATGGGGCAATTCGCCGCCATGCTGACAGATAAGCTTTTGGCTCCAGAAGAGAAGGAACTGGGCATGGTCCGCTTTGACACGTCGGAGACGGCGCTGGAAGAAATTGTAGCGGAAGCGGAGACGCTGCCGTTTTTTGTGCCGCGCAAGCTGATTGTCGTGCGAGATAGCTCTGTACTATGCGCTGCGGCCAAGGAAAATGGGAAGCTCGATCATAAAGTAGAGCGGTTCCTATCCTATATGGAGCAACCTTCCGAGACGAGTGTTATTTTGTTCCTGGTGCAAGCGGACAAGCTGGATGAGCGTCGCAAAATCGTCAAGCTGCTCAAAGAGCGTAACCTGATCGTTGCCTTCCCGGAATTGACCGAGGGTGAGCTGGCTACATGGGCAGTGCGACGGGCATTGGACCAGAAGCGTACGCTTGATGAAGATGCGGCGCAACTGCTCGTCGCTCGGCTCGGCACTGGCATGCAATTGCTAGCTCAGGAAGTTGATAAGCTTTGCTTATATGCCGGTGAAGGCGGCGTCATCGCTAAAGAGGATGTATCCCGGCAAACGGCGGCCAGTGTGGAAGAAGATGTATTTGCGTTGATCGATGCAATTGCAGAGCTGCGCATGGACCGCACGATGGGGCTCTATCGCGAGCTGCTGCTGCGCAAGGAGGAACCGATTCGTATCGCGGCTCTCATAGCTCGGCAGCTGCGTATCATGCTTCAGATCAAGGAATTAGAGAGGCATCGGTACTCGCCGCAGCAAATGGCAGGCCAGCTCGGGCTGCACCCTTACGCGGTCAAGTTAGCTGCAGAGAAGGCCCGGCGCTTCGACACCGCTGTGCTTGGTAAACATTTAGCGGCGTTAGCGGACCTTGACTTCAAGATGAAGACGGGTCAGGTGGAAAAAGAGCTCGGCCTCCAGCTGTTTTTCCTTTCGATGGGAGCTGATGCGGTCGCGGCAGGAAGTTCGTCTGGTAGCCTCTCCGGGTCAGTTGGGAGCAGACGGGAATAA
- a CDS encoding VanZ like family protein encodes MKNISHMNNSASGSLSLIGQSRDVEARGGSKKAPAYVRSRWIAYSARFLILLYACFLVKVILFKFGSSDSGFLWDQLQTSLSDPHLVKDRMESGNLEPFRQMKSDLRYGSVKGYTNLFGNIAIFVPFGFLMGLLTFKRSFPLLAGALLCFGTSLALESAQLLFSIGQFDVDDLILNTSGGLAGLIIVAVLSWMFKSSAK; translated from the coding sequence ATGAAAAATATAAGCCATATGAACAACAGCGCCTCTGGCAGCCTTTCTTTAATTGGTCAAAGCCGCGATGTGGAAGCAAGAGGCGGCTCCAAAAAAGCTCCTGCTTATGTACGCAGTAGGTGGATTGCTTACTCCGCCCGTTTTCTGATCCTGCTGTATGCTTGTTTTCTCGTTAAAGTTATATTGTTCAAGTTTGGTTCCAGTGACAGTGGATTTCTTTGGGACCAGCTTCAAACCAGCTTGAGCGACCCACATCTCGTGAAGGATCGTATGGAATCGGGCAATCTGGAGCCATTCCGACAAATGAAAAGTGATCTTAGATATGGTTCTGTTAAGGGATACACCAACTTGTTCGGCAATATTGCTATCTTTGTTCCGTTTGGGTTTCTGATGGGTTTGCTGACGTTTAAAAGAAGTTTCCCTTTGCTTGCAGGAGCGTTGCTTTGCTTCGGCACAAGCCTGGCGTTGGAGAGTGCACAGCTGCTGTTCTCCATCGGGCAATTTGATGTGGATGACCTGATTTTGAACACTTCAGGAGGCTTGGCAGGCCTAATAATAGTCGCCGTGCTCAGCTGGATGTTCAAAAGCTCGGCAAAATAA
- a CDS encoding Putative zinc-finger yields the protein MTCQEVVDYMNRYLDGDLDEHERLLLMEHLNECPDDQELFERLKRLSSDLEELPKIVPPFSLVDSILPQLAEIDDLRDAKAASRGGASLSLNESEEAASEEESEMPARSVRRSDTSRFSKRARIWTGSAAAAAAAVVILLAVPWGSTSLDKQLAMDGGSNTSQAGMFNEKAVEEENGASTADNMQKRTMNTPESAADPLQQGDTVPTATDPDRSLLDDSAKGQDEIKNNMIGPSVPSVPSGGGKGSTTYPSPGSGSFNKYAPGGSSAIPGFTSPSPDGVANQKGGLMAVPEVTYSPDGQYSYSISQGWVVIQKEDGGKQFDHTFEGAITEPAWSGDSRYLTVAVQAKAGQVLTYKIDVENGSFEKTEG from the coding sequence ATGACTTGTCAAGAGGTGGTAGATTATATGAATCGATATCTAGACGGCGATCTTGACGAGCATGAGCGCTTGCTTCTTATGGAGCATCTCAACGAATGCCCGGATGATCAGGAACTGTTCGAGAGGCTGAAGCGGTTGTCCAGCGATCTCGAAGAGCTGCCGAAGATTGTTCCACCATTTAGTCTAGTGGACTCCATTTTACCGCAGCTGGCCGAGATCGACGATCTTCGAGACGCCAAGGCGGCATCACGCGGGGGCGCATCTCTTTCGTTGAACGAGTCAGAAGAAGCCGCTTCCGAGGAGGAATCCGAGATGCCTGCTCGCTCCGTTCGGCGCAGTGACACCTCCCGCTTCAGCAAGCGCGCTCGTATCTGGACGGGCTCTGCGGCAGCAGCAGCGGCAGCAGTTGTCATCTTGCTGGCGGTGCCTTGGGGCTCGACGAGCCTAGATAAACAGCTCGCGATGGATGGAGGATCGAACACCTCCCAAGCGGGAATGTTCAATGAAAAAGCTGTTGAGGAAGAAAACGGCGCATCGACCGCCGACAATATGCAGAAGCGTACCATGAATACTCCTGAGTCTGCGGCAGATCCGCTCCAGCAGGGCGATACTGTACCGACGGCAACCGATCCTGACCGCTCACTTTTGGATGATTCAGCTAAGGGGCAGGACGAGATCAAGAATAATATGATCGGCCCGTCTGTTCCGTCTGTTCCATCTGGAGGCGGTAAGGGCTCCACGACGTATCCGTCGCCGGGTAGTGGCAGCTTCAACAAGTACGCTCCGGGCGGTTCGTCGGCTATACCCGGCTTCACTTCACCCTCTCCAGATGGTGTTGCCAACCAAAAAGGAGGACTGATGGCTGTGCCTGAGGTGACCTACTCGCCGGACGGCCAATACAGCTATTCCATCAGCCAGGGCTGGGTAGTCATTCAAAAAGAAGACGGCGGCAAGCAATTCGACCATACTTTCGAGGGAGCCATCACGGAGCCGGCATGGAGCGGCGACAGCCGTTATCTAACGGTGGCCGTGCAGGCAAAGGCAGGCCAGGTCTTGACGTATAAGATCGATGTGGAGAATGGGTCCTTCGAAAAAACAGAGGGTTGA
- a CDS encoding GPR endopeptidase Aspartic peptidase. MEROPS family A25 yields MTHDIDLSLYAVHTDLALEAKEMAEQSNGGPIPGVVSESHEEDGITITRLQVQNEAGSRAIGKIIGNYVTFEVPELRTHDSELGDKVATRFAKEFERFLQQIGVATDAGVLIVGLGNWNVTPDALGPLVVENTMVTRQFFELMPDQVAPGYRAVSAVAPGVLGITGIESSEIVQGIIEKTRPDLVIAIDALASRSLERVNTTIQIADTGIHPGSGIGNKRKGLTKEILGVPVVAIGVPTVVYASTLVNSAFDMMKEHFQKEQGDTSKLMGLVDQLAEQERLALVKEVLSPLKHDLLVTPKEIDQFIEDIANVIASGLNAALHEAIDTNNVAAYTH; encoded by the coding sequence ATGACCCATGATATCGATTTGAGCCTGTATGCCGTGCATACAGACCTAGCGCTGGAAGCGAAGGAAATGGCGGAGCAGAGCAATGGAGGGCCGATTCCGGGCGTTGTTTCGGAGTCACATGAAGAAGACGGTATTACGATTACCCGGTTGCAGGTGCAGAACGAAGCTGGCTCACGTGCAATCGGCAAAATTATCGGCAATTATGTGACGTTCGAGGTACCCGAGCTGCGAACACATGACTCGGAGCTTGGAGATAAGGTGGCGACGCGTTTTGCTAAGGAGTTCGAACGCTTTCTGCAGCAAATCGGTGTAGCAACGGATGCCGGGGTGCTAATCGTTGGCTTGGGCAACTGGAATGTGACGCCGGATGCGCTGGGACCGCTTGTCGTGGAAAACACGATGGTGACAAGACAGTTTTTTGAGCTAATGCCGGATCAGGTTGCACCAGGCTATCGAGCGGTCAGTGCGGTTGCACCAGGCGTACTTGGTATTACAGGTATTGAGTCGAGCGAAATTGTGCAGGGCATCATTGAAAAAACGCGTCCCGATCTTGTCATCGCCATTGACGCACTGGCTTCACGCTCGCTAGAGAGGGTTAACACAACGATTCAAATTGCGGACACAGGTATTCATCCCGGCTCTGGCATCGGCAACAAGCGCAAAGGGCTGACGAAGGAAATACTCGGCGTTCCTGTCGTAGCGATTGGAGTTCCAACGGTCGTATATGCCTCTACGTTGGTGAATAGTGCCTTTGATATGATGAAGGAGCATTTCCAGAAGGAGCAAGGAGATACGAGTAAGCTTATGGGGCTGGTCGACCAACTGGCGGAGCAGGAGCGACTGGCGCTCGTCAAAGAAGTTCTCTCTCCGTTGAAACATGATCTCTTGGTCACGCCAAAAGAAATCGACCAGTTCATCGAGGATATTGCCAATGTCATCGCCAGCGGGCTGAACGCGGCGCTGCATGAAGCTATCGATACGAATAATGTAGCGGCGTATACTCACTAA
- a CDS encoding small subunit ribosomal protein S20 encodes MPNIKSAIKRVKTSEKRRALNASQKSALRTAVKSADVAIAGTDAEAAKAALVVATKKLDKAVTKGLIHKNAAARKKSRLAKKLNVLTSQA; translated from the coding sequence GTGCCAAACATCAAATCCGCTATTAAACGCGTGAAAACGAGCGAGAAACGCCGCGCTTTGAACGCTTCCCAAAAATCGGCGCTCCGCACGGCTGTCAAGTCTGCTGATGTCGCTATTGCCGGTACCGATGCAGAAGCAGCGAAGGCTGCCCTGGTCGTGGCTACGAAGAAGCTGGACAAAGCCGTTACTAAAGGCCTGATCCATAAAAACGCAGCAGCCCGCAAAAAATCCCGCCTGGCCAAAAAGCTGAACGTCCTGACGTCCCAAGCTTAA